Proteins encoded within one genomic window of Mycoplasma phocoenae:
- a CDS encoding TrkH family potassium uptake protein gives MKNWKRTNVKNNKPSFNLVTYFKKTGKIKYIFLVYLLITISISILLYLPISHNDMKAAKADFDYSDALFIAASAFSDTGLSTLNISLGFNELGQAIIAVAILIGGFGFFTLKLYIFQLLFGWMWKKTSYYKRDMIQLERGSTVDGDTTKLIKVSLTVLFITLFASIIFMTLYFYFSPAGHFDDQLAAKKLGPNTFNPFLPEHYNPNGDFIKSLRYGIFESISALNNAGFDIIGPASINAYYNAYGLQLWIMLLIFIGGVGYPSLYDFYNKIVSLRNGKKYRFSLFTKLNLITYLCITIIGITLTFIFETTSKNDHTFWNQDEYGSIATKSFAIIFHTMSTRSAGFATIDYYHFTNQTTILHAILMFIGFAPASTAGGIRNITISIIFLSVYNTILGRNNIVAFHRRIGKETLIKAVNILTIAMILVIIGSFIVSTSVDYNPIELNKNIKNYSTADVFFEVTSAFGSSGLSTGLTEKLNLASKLTLIIYMFIGQLGITSTILVWGNQKHNVNSYTYIYEDVSLG, from the coding sequence ATGAAAAATTGAAAAAGAACAAATGTAAAAAATAATAAACCAAGTTTTAACTTAGTTACGTATTTTAAAAAAACTGGAAAAATAAAATATATATTTTTAGTTTATTTATTAATAACTATTAGCATTAGTATTTTATTGTATCTACCAATTAGCCATAATGATATGAAAGCTGCTAAGGCAGATTTCGATTATAGTGATGCATTATTTATAGCGGCCAGCGCTTTTAGTGATACTGGTTTAAGCACGCTAAATATATCCTTGGGATTTAATGAGTTGGGACAGGCAATAATTGCTGTCGCGATATTAATAGGAGGATTTGGATTTTTCACATTAAAGCTTTATATATTCCAATTATTATTTGGTTGAATGTGAAAAAAAACAAGTTACTATAAACGTGACATGATCCAACTTGAGCGGGGATCAACAGTAGATGGAGATACAACCAAATTAATAAAAGTTAGTTTAACAGTTTTATTTATTACATTGTTTGCTTCGATAATATTCATGACATTGTACTTTTATTTTTCACCAGCTGGACATTTTGATGATCAATTAGCAGCGAAAAAATTAGGTCCGAACACATTTAATCCTTTTTTACCAGAACATTACAATCCAAATGGTGATTTTATTAAATCATTAAGATATGGTATTTTTGAAAGCATCAGTGCATTGAACAATGCCGGGTTTGATATTATAGGGCCAGCATCAATTAATGCTTATTACAACGCATATGGTTTACAGTTGTGAATAATGTTATTAATATTTATCGGGGGAGTGGGATATCCTTCGCTTTATGATTTTTACAACAAAATCGTCAGTTTGCGCAATGGTAAAAAATATCGTTTTAGCTTATTTACGAAATTAAATCTAATAACTTATTTATGTATAACAATTATCGGAATCACTTTAACATTTATTTTCGAAACCACAAGTAAAAATGATCATACTTTTTGAAACCAAGATGAATATGGTTCCATAGCGACAAAAAGCTTTGCAATAATTTTTCACACAATGTCAACACGGAGCGCCGGTTTTGCCACGATTGATTATTATCATTTTACTAACCAAACGACAATATTACACGCGATACTGATGTTCATTGGTTTTGCTCCCGCATCAACAGCAGGAGGGATTAGAAATATCACAATCTCAATTATATTTTTAAGTGTATATAACACAATATTAGGACGTAATAACATTGTTGCATTCCATCGTCGCATTGGAAAAGAAACACTTATTAAGGCTGTCAATATTTTAACAATAGCGATGATCCTGGTTATTATTGGTTCATTTATCGTTTCAACATCAGTCGATTATAATCCGATTGAATTAAATAAAAATATTAAAAATTATTCAACTGCAGATGTATTCTTCGAAGTTACATCGGCCTTTGGATCTTCTGGATTAAGTACTGGATTGACAGAAAAACTTAATTTAGCATCAAAATTAACTTTAATTATCTATATGTTCATAGGACAATTAGGAATTACTTCAACGATCTTGGTATGAGGCAATCAAAAACATAATGTCAATAGTTACACCTATATTTACGAAGATGTATCACTAGGGTAA
- a CDS encoding potassium channel family protein, with translation MKKRRKVSEICIIGLGRYGQSVVDHLLTKSNDISLTLIDADEKNLTSFRNDVDKIYVADAADPKALQSIGLENCDAVVVATGDNVEIIATLQELGIKQIIARANNVRHSRVLKQIGVDVIISPEEEAGAKTALIVASQTFMSYSQNLDEVSDGFIVGSVYIKNKRISGKSIKDLNIRKLNISIVLIKRGKTSFLPEGNFTLMEGDMITVIGKVEDLNKGFEWFSKI, from the coding sequence ATGAAAAAAAGAAGAAAAGTATCGGAAATTTGCATAATCGGACTTGGTCGTTATGGACAAAGTGTTGTTGATCACCTATTAACAAAATCTAACGATATTTCATTAACATTAATAGATGCTGATGAAAAAAACTTAACCTCATTTAGAAACGACGTTGATAAAATTTATGTTGCTGACGCCGCTGATCCGAAAGCATTACAAAGCATAGGTTTAGAAAATTGTGATGCTGTTGTTGTTGCAACGGGTGATAATGTTGAAATAATTGCAACGTTGCAAGAATTAGGAATTAAACAAATTATCGCAAGAGCAAATAACGTCCGGCACTCACGTGTTTTAAAACAAATCGGAGTTGATGTTATTATTAGTCCAGAAGAAGAAGCCGGAGCAAAAACAGCTTTAATTGTTGCTAGTCAAACATTCATGTCATATAGTCAAAATCTGGATGAAGTTAGCGATGGTTTCATTGTAGGTAGTGTATACATTAAAAACAAAAGAATATCGGGTAAAAGTATTAAAGATTTAAACATTAGAAAACTTAATATATCTATTGTTTTAATAAAAAGAGGAAAAACGAGTTTTCTGCCTGAAGGTAACTTTACTCTAATGGAGGGTGATATGATTACGGTAATAGGTAAGGTTGAAGATTTAAATAAAGGTTTTGAGTGGTTTTCAAAAATATAA
- a CDS encoding CTP synthase — MKTKFIFVTGGVISGLGKGVSAASIGRLLRARNFDVFALKLDPYLNVDPGVLSPFEHGEVYVTNDGGETDLDLGHYERFIDQNLSKDSSVTSGKLFSYLIKNEREGMYNGKTVQIVPHFTDSIKNAILNIANKYNPDFAIVEIGGTVGDIESNSFFYAIAQLKYTMPNNVYFVHTSYVPFLEASKEFKSKPTQHSISILRELGINPNLVLLRSHNKVNNDIISKIANFSFIEKNSVISIPDFKQVYEMPLYLEEHNVCQTILSYFNLEQRNADLTNWKEFVNLISTKYEKDINLALVGKYVAYDDAYKSIIEALKISSAYQNVNLKIQWIDSETIKSIEDAKISIKNIDGVLILPGFGKRGIEGKILMANATRQLNTPTLGICLGMQVMCINQARLKGMINATSYEFKTENKDEIYVLDLIRGKNETDKMGGTLRLGASDTEIKPNTLAHNIYKEQLISERHRHRYEISPNYRSKIEDEEFIFSGQEPNSKLAEICELKNHSFYVGVQYHPEFNARPLRPHPLFNEFIKTIKKDK, encoded by the coding sequence ATGAAAACTAAATTTATTTTTGTTACTGGTGGAGTAATATCAGGGCTTGGAAAAGGTGTTAGTGCAGCAAGTATCGGACGGTTGTTGCGAGCAAGAAATTTTGATGTATTTGCTTTGAAATTGGATCCTTATTTAAATGTTGATCCTGGAGTTTTATCACCTTTTGAACATGGTGAAGTATACGTAACTAACGATGGAGGTGAAACTGATTTGGATTTAGGTCATTACGAAAGATTTATTGATCAAAATCTGTCAAAGGATTCGTCTGTCACTAGTGGTAAATTATTCTCTTATTTAATTAAAAACGAAAGAGAAGGAATGTACAACGGCAAAACCGTGCAAATAGTACCACATTTTACAGATTCAATAAAAAACGCTATTTTAAACATTGCGAACAAATATAATCCTGACTTTGCAATTGTTGAAATCGGTGGTACAGTTGGTGATATTGAATCAAATTCATTCTTTTATGCAATTGCGCAACTCAAATACACAATGCCTAACAATGTTTATTTTGTACATACATCATATGTTCCGTTTTTAGAAGCTAGTAAGGAATTTAAATCTAAACCTACACAACATTCGATATCAATATTAAGAGAATTAGGTATTAATCCCAATTTAGTTTTATTAAGAAGTCACAATAAAGTCAATAATGACATTATTTCAAAAATAGCTAACTTTTCATTTATTGAAAAAAACAGCGTCATTAGCATCCCTGATTTTAAACAAGTATATGAGATGCCATTATATCTTGAAGAGCACAACGTATGTCAAACAATATTATCTTATTTTAATTTAGAACAAAGAAATGCTGATTTAACTAATTGAAAAGAATTCGTTAATTTAATAAGCACGAAATATGAAAAAGACATAAACTTAGCATTAGTAGGTAAATATGTTGCTTATGATGATGCTTACAAATCAATTATTGAGGCACTAAAAATTTCTTCCGCATATCAAAATGTAAATTTAAAAATTCAATGAATTGATTCAGAAACTATTAAAAGTATTGAAGACGCAAAAATTTCAATAAAAAACATTGATGGAGTACTGATATTACCGGGTTTTGGTAAACGTGGTATTGAAGGCAAAATTTTAATGGCTAACGCCACAAGACAATTAAACACCCCAACATTAGGAATATGTCTGGGAATGCAAGTTATGTGTATTAATCAGGCACGTCTGAAAGGAATGATTAATGCAACTAGTTATGAATTTAAAACAGAAAACAAAGATGAAATATATGTTTTAGATTTAATAAGGGGTAAAAACGAAACAGATAAAATGGGTGGTACTTTGAGATTGGGTGCTAGTGATACTGAAATAAAACCAAATACACTTGCACACAATATATATAAAGAACAATTAATTAGTGAAAGACATCGTCATCGTTATGAAATTTCACCAAACTATAGATCTAAAATCGAAGATGAGGAATTTATTTTTTCTGGTCAAGAACCAAACAGTAAACTAGCTGAAATTTGTGAATTAAAAAATCATTCATTTTATGTGGGTGTTCAATATCACCCTGAATTCAATGCTAGACCACTAAGACCGCATCCATTATTCAATGAATTTATCAAAACTATAAAGAAGGACAAATAA
- the ileS gene encoding isoleucine--tRNA ligase, producing MKNETKDYKNTLLMPETDFPMKADLTNKEKKYQQTWKELDIYNKILKQNKDNEAFILHDGPPYANGSIHVGHALNKILKDIIVRQKSMSGFYSPFVAGWDTHGLPIEHKMLAEAKKTKSDFSIIELRKACAAYALTQVELQKNEFQNLSLLSPLDDKYITLDKHMEANQLRLFQRMIQKGLVYKGLKPIYWSPSSQSALAEAEVEYADHISPSMYVAFEIEKGNSFVEKGDYIVIWTTTPWTLIANSGVAINEDFEYVIVLHNNNKYIVAKALLEQLTDVFKWEDYSILNTMLGKDLIGVQYNSPINNLLAPVVSGHHVTLETGTGLVHIAPLFGEDDFQIGKTHNLEMIMHVDDDGTLNKQAGEFAGLFYEDSNIKVGQKLVKKNLQLAFKKIKHSYPHDWRTHLPIIYRGTPQWFVSLKPIKEQILKAISEVKTYNDWSKKRLELMLKARESWTISRQRAWGVPITIFYDENKEPVLDDEIMDYVIKLVEEHGTDIWYQSSVDELLPEKYRGKNFTKENDIMDVWFDSGSTSIGLKPGGIKAPFDLYLEGSDQYRGWFNSSIINSVAWRETSPYKALLSHGFVLDGKGNKMSKSKGNVVKPLDVVNKYGADILRLWVANSEYTSDISIDDKILTQNVEIYRKLRNTFKFMLGALNDYKFKKMELDGIHALIDERRKILENKIIDNYENYRFINVIKDINNFVIDLSSFYISLAKDSLYADEKDNLQRRQIQYNLFKITKTLLIALAPVMPTTCEEIYTYLPETDKSESVHLLPFFKKNTISTDEESKWNAFFELKDEIYKLIENAIKNQEIKRQNEAKVTLKVNDAFIKSLNLEQLLMVAKVEFGDCNKIEKLNDSIKCQRCWNHFESNTIIDDVCLRCSKVINGIK from the coding sequence ATGAAAAATGAAACCAAAGATTATAAAAATACGTTATTAATGCCAGAAACTGATTTTCCAATGAAGGCAGATTTAACAAACAAAGAAAAAAAATATCAACAAACATGAAAAGAATTGGATATATACAACAAAATATTGAAACAAAATAAAGATAATGAAGCTTTTATTTTGCATGATGGACCACCATATGCAAACGGAAGTATTCACGTCGGACATGCTTTAAATAAAATTTTAAAAGACATTATTGTGCGTCAAAAAAGTATGAGTGGATTTTACTCACCTTTTGTTGCTGGTTGAGATACGCATGGTTTACCAATAGAACACAAAATGCTTGCAGAAGCAAAAAAAACAAAATCTGATTTTTCAATAATTGAATTGCGTAAAGCATGTGCTGCATACGCACTTACACAAGTTGAGTTACAAAAAAATGAATTCCAAAATCTTTCATTGTTATCACCATTAGACGATAAATACATCACATTAGATAAACACATGGAAGCAAATCAATTACGTTTATTCCAAAGAATGATTCAAAAAGGGTTAGTATACAAAGGATTAAAACCTATCTATTGATCACCTTCAAGTCAAAGTGCTTTAGCTGAGGCTGAAGTTGAATATGCAGATCATATTTCACCATCCATGTATGTTGCATTTGAGATTGAAAAAGGAAATTCATTTGTTGAAAAGGGAGATTATATCGTTATTTGAACTACAACCCCTTGAACATTAATTGCCAACTCTGGTGTAGCTATAAATGAAGATTTTGAATACGTTATTGTATTACACAACAACAACAAATACATTGTTGCCAAGGCTTTATTAGAGCAATTAACTGATGTGTTTAAATGAGAAGATTATTCAATTTTAAATACAATGTTAGGAAAAGATTTAATCGGCGTTCAATATAATTCACCGATTAATAACTTATTAGCGCCAGTAGTTTCTGGACACCACGTTACATTAGAAACCGGTACTGGTCTAGTTCATATAGCGCCTTTATTTGGGGAAGATGACTTCCAAATTGGTAAAACACATAATTTAGAAATGATAATGCATGTGGATGACGATGGTACATTGAATAAACAAGCAGGTGAATTTGCCGGGTTATTTTATGAAGACTCGAACATAAAAGTTGGACAAAAATTGGTTAAAAAAAATCTACAGTTAGCTTTCAAAAAAATTAAACACTCATACCCACACGATTGAAGAACTCACTTACCTATCATTTATCGTGGTACGCCTCAATGATTTGTGTCTTTAAAACCAATTAAAGAGCAAATATTAAAAGCAATTAGCGAAGTTAAAACATATAATGATTGATCAAAAAAACGTCTTGAATTAATGTTGAAAGCACGTGAATCATGAACCATTTCACGTCAACGTGCATGAGGTGTTCCAATAACAATTTTCTACGATGAAAATAAAGAACCTGTTTTAGATGACGAAATTATGGATTACGTAATAAAATTAGTTGAAGAGCACGGTACAGACATTTGATACCAATCATCTGTTGACGAATTATTACCTGAGAAATATCGTGGTAAAAACTTTACCAAAGAAAACGATATTATGGATGTATGATTTGATTCAGGTTCAACATCAATAGGATTAAAACCAGGTGGTATTAAAGCCCCATTCGACTTATATTTAGAAGGAAGTGATCAATATAGGGGATGATTCAATTCATCAATAATCAACTCAGTAGCATGAAGAGAAACCAGCCCATACAAAGCATTATTATCACATGGTTTTGTTTTAGATGGCAAGGGAAATAAAATGTCAAAATCTAAAGGGAATGTTGTTAAACCATTGGATGTTGTTAATAAATACGGAGCCGACATTTTAAGATTATGAGTAGCAAACTCTGAGTATACAAGCGACATAAGTATTGATGATAAAATTCTTACTCAAAATGTTGAAATATACAGAAAATTAAGAAACACATTCAAATTCATGCTGGGTGCATTAAATGATTACAAGTTTAAGAAAATGGAACTTGATGGTATTCATGCGCTTATTGATGAAAGAAGAAAAATATTGGAAAATAAAATTATCGATAACTATGAAAATTATCGTTTTATAAATGTTATAAAAGACATTAATAACTTTGTAATTGATTTAAGTAGTTTTTATATCTCATTAGCTAAAGATTCTTTATATGCTGATGAAAAAGACAATTTACAAAGAAGACAAATTCAATACAATTTATTTAAAATCACAAAAACATTATTGATAGCACTTGCTCCAGTAATGCCAACAACTTGTGAAGAAATTTATACATATCTACCAGAAACAGATAAAAGTGAATCAGTACATTTATTACCATTTTTCAAAAAAAATACAATATCGACTGATGAAGAGTCGAAATGAAATGCCTTTTTCGAATTAAAAGATGAAATATATAAACTAATCGAAAACGCAATTAAAAACCAAGAAATCAAAAGGCAAAATGAAGCGAAAGTAACATTAAAAGTAAACGATGCATTTATTAAATCATTGAATCTTGAACAATTATTAATGGTTGCAAAAGTTGAATTTGGTGATTGCAACAAAATAGAAAAATTAAATGATTCGATTAAATGTCAAAGATGCTGAAACCACTTTGAATCAAACACAATAATTGATGATGTGTGTCTAAGATGTTCTAAGGTTATAAATGGCATTAAATAG
- a CDS encoding signal peptidase II, which produces MALNSEGLLLKIKEHFKVNKKQILLNFIAFTSIFTLLLFIDLLTKGVWYDSSIEGGNPDINLNYTIFEIKNLLNKGTYVFGNAIPYYLLHTVSILIVLVSLIVCCSSKNKEYFPIIFALGCLSAGAIGNMYDRITFAGVRDIFVMIWGKSFLPAGTFNFADVCLGYGAIFISIYTLLIIVLLPWFTKKQNKETNTDKKN; this is translated from the coding sequence ATGGCATTAAATAGCGAAGGATTATTACTCAAAATAAAAGAGCATTTTAAAGTAAATAAAAAACAAATATTACTGAATTTTATTGCTTTTACATCAATATTTACTTTGTTGCTTTTTATTGATTTATTAACAAAAGGTGTTTGATATGATTCGTCGATTGAAGGCGGTAATCCCGATATTAATTTGAATTACACAATTTTCGAAATAAAAAATTTATTAAATAAAGGTACATATGTTTTCGGTAACGCAATACCTTATTATTTACTCCACACAGTATCAATATTAATTGTGTTAGTGTCTTTGATAGTGTGTTGTTCGTCAAAAAATAAAGAATACTTCCCAATAATATTTGCATTAGGTTGTTTATCAGCTGGCGCAATTGGAAATATGTATGATCGTATAACCTTTGCTGGTGTCAGAGATATATTTGTAATGATTTGAGGTAAATCATTTTTACCGGCTGGAACATTCAATTTTGCAGATGTTTGTTTAGGTTATGGCGCCATTTTTATATCAATTTATACATTATTAATTATTGTGTTGTTGCCATGATTTACAAAAAAACAAAACAAAGAAACAAATACCGATAAAAAAAATTAA
- the efp gene encoding elongation factor P, protein MINVNEFKPGVTFELDGNIYVVMESQHSKQGRGQATVKAKVKDLRSGSTTIKSFTGGDKVKQARIEKSSMDYLYNDGENIILMDQETFEQIEISMSKLEWEMNFLKEGQKVLVRKFEAEVLDIELPVNIDLLVTEAPDAVKGNTTSNPQKKVTVETGYVLETPMFIKEGELITISSETGKYVGRANK, encoded by the coding sequence ATGATTAATGTTAACGAATTTAAACCAGGTGTAACATTTGAACTAGATGGTAACATCTATGTGGTAATGGAATCACAACATTCAAAACAAGGTAGAGGTCAAGCAACAGTTAAAGCTAAAGTAAAAGATTTACGTTCAGGTTCTACAACAATAAAATCATTCACAGGTGGAGATAAGGTAAAACAGGCGAGAATTGAAAAATCTTCAATGGATTATTTATATAACGACGGTGAAAATATTATTTTAATGGATCAAGAAACATTTGAACAAATTGAAATTTCAATGTCAAAATTAGAATGAGAAATGAATTTCTTAAAAGAAGGACAAAAAGTTTTAGTTAGAAAATTTGAAGCTGAAGTATTAGATATTGAATTACCAGTTAATATCGATTTATTAGTTACTGAAGCACCAGACGCTGTTAAGGGAAACACCACAAGCAATCCACAAAAAAAAGTAACAGTAGAAACAGGATACGTACTTGAAACTCCAATGTTCATTAAAGAAGGTGAATTAATTACTATTTCAAGTGAAACAGGGAAATACGTAGGAAGAGCAAATAAATAA
- a CDS encoding MMB_0454 family protein, producing MQDFIKANSNNKVNLHVHVGVLVQTIEKNFASNKNVKFNNGISVLINKSETNVSYEIDYSIAKDANPIFETNNIMFQIEQITYSVLNIKPINIRLNYIGEF from the coding sequence ATGCAAGATTTTATTAAAGCAAATTCAAATAACAAAGTAAATTTACATGTACACGTAGGTGTGCTTGTTCAAACTATTGAAAAAAACTTTGCTTCAAATAAAAACGTTAAATTTAACAATGGTATATCAGTTCTAATTAACAAAAGTGAAACCAATGTTAGTTATGAAATTGATTATAGCATCGCAAAAGATGCGAATCCAATCTTTGAAACCAATAATATAATGTTTCAAATTGAACAAATTACATACAGTGTATTAAATATCAAACCAATAAACATTCGTTTGAATTATATTGGAGAATTTTAA
- the metG gene encoding methionine--tRNA ligase: MNKKTYYVSTPIYYPNGKLHIGHFYTTTIANTLANYKKLRGYDTFIVTGIDEHGQKIQKSALKEGIEPQAFVDKQCNLFKKLWVDAELNYDFFSRTTSQQHKTVIQKIFNKMLEKGYIYLGNYEGLYSVSDEEYLTKTQAVEKEGKFYHPTSGHELETIQEETYFFEMSKFTPWITEFYNKNPNIISNPKIKNELINNFISKGLEDLSVTRVSFNWGITVNVPSKFKHIIYVWLDALFNYITALGYLTEDESKYNKYWLNGTERVHVVGKEITRFHCIYWPIFLEALSLPQPTLILSHGWIVTPTGKMSKSKGNVVDPYDLINNFGVEPTKYFFMSQINIHNDGIFDIEGFKNTINADLANNFGNLLNRTVAMANQSFENGVIFDEKALQTIDHNIYSEINFSVETYKKHFDNNEIDKALKTAISLSKTLNLYIDQTTPWKLKDDLQRLNVVLNTLLNGIYSVLVMLSPVMPNSAKKLASYIAQDQISFDLIQHTNKFDNKKLKVEEIIFQRIK, from the coding sequence ATGAATAAAAAAACATATTATGTTTCTACGCCAATTTACTACCCTAACGGAAAATTACACATTGGTCACTTTTACACAACAACAATCGCAAATACTTTAGCTAATTATAAAAAACTAAGAGGTTATGATACTTTTATTGTAACTGGTATTGATGAACATGGACAAAAGATTCAAAAGTCGGCTTTAAAGGAAGGCATAGAACCGCAAGCATTTGTTGATAAACAGTGCAATTTGTTTAAAAAACTTTGAGTCGATGCTGAATTGAATTACGATTTCTTTTCAAGAACAACAAGTCAACAACATAAAACAGTAATTCAAAAAATATTCAATAAAATGCTTGAAAAAGGATATATTTATTTAGGCAATTACGAAGGACTTTATTCGGTAAGTGATGAAGAATATTTAACAAAAACTCAAGCAGTAGAAAAAGAAGGGAAATTTTATCACCCTACCTCGGGGCATGAATTAGAAACTATTCAAGAAGAAACATACTTTTTTGAAATGTCAAAATTTACTCCGTGAATCACAGAGTTTTACAATAAAAATCCAAATATTATTAGTAATCCAAAAATAAAAAATGAATTAATAAACAATTTTATTTCAAAGGGATTAGAAGACTTAAGTGTGACACGTGTAAGTTTCAATTGAGGGATTACAGTAAACGTTCCATCAAAATTTAAACACATAATTTATGTATGATTAGATGCTTTATTTAACTATATAACTGCACTAGGATATTTAACAGAAGATGAATCTAAATACAATAAATACTGATTAAATGGTACTGAAAGAGTTCATGTTGTAGGTAAAGAAATAACTCGATTCCACTGTATATACTGACCTATCTTTTTGGAAGCATTGTCATTGCCGCAACCAACATTGATACTGAGCCATGGATGAATTGTTACACCAACTGGTAAGATGTCGAAATCTAAAGGCAATGTTGTGGATCCTTATGATTTAATAAATAATTTTGGAGTTGAACCTACTAAATACTTCTTTATGTCGCAAATAAATATTCACAATGATGGTATATTCGATATAGAAGGATTTAAAAACACGATAAATGCTGATTTGGCTAATAACTTCGGAAATTTATTAAATCGTACAGTAGCTATGGCAAATCAAAGTTTTGAAAACGGAGTAATTTTTGATGAAAAAGCACTTCAAACAATAGATCATAATATTTATTCTGAAATAAATTTTAGCGTCGAAACATATAAAAAACATTTTGATAATAATGAAATTGATAAAGCATTAAAAACTGCGATTTCATTGAGTAAAACTTTAAATTTATATATCGACCAAACCACACCTTGAAAATTAAAAGACGATTTACAAAGATTGAACGTTGTTTTAAATACACTATTAAACGGAATATATTCTGTCCTTGTTATGTTGTCACCTGTAATGCCTAATAGTGCTAAAAAATTAGCTTCATATATAGCCCAAGATCAAATTAGCTTTGATTTAATCCAACACACAAACAAATTCGATAATAAAAAGCTAAAAGTTGAAGAAATAATTTTTCAACGTATCAAATAA
- a CDS encoding tRNA1(Val) (adenine(37)-N6)-methyltransferase, giving the protein MKNTWVKNNLGYEDGLEIYQDKEMFSYSVDTILLGNFASLNRRVKNILEVGTNNGALSIFMAQRGNNYVIDAVEIQPEAVELAKFNVSMNKLDSRINVIEADFNQYYKNYAKLTGTNQAKKYDMIVANPPYYNEENNIKRVNTNKYKEIATHEKFLNLDQLCYGASKIIEQKGYFALVLPISRFVDAITILRKNNFEPKRIQLVYPRINDLPKFCLIESRFNTGWGTHYLPNLYLHPDDKTTHVYNDEIVKLYKPIRIEE; this is encoded by the coding sequence ATGAAAAATACATGAGTAAAAAATAATTTAGGATACGAAGACGGCTTAGAAATTTATCAAGACAAAGAAATGTTCAGTTATTCAGTAGATACAATTTTATTGGGTAATTTCGCTTCATTAAACAGACGCGTGAAAAATATACTAGAAGTTGGAACTAACAATGGGGCGTTGAGTATTTTTATGGCGCAACGTGGTAATAATTACGTTATTGATGCAGTTGAGATACAACCAGAAGCAGTGGAGTTGGCAAAGTTTAATGTTTCTATGAATAAATTAGACTCGAGAATTAATGTTATTGAAGCAGATTTTAATCAGTATTACAAAAACTATGCTAAATTAACTGGAACAAATCAAGCTAAAAAATATGACATGATTGTTGCAAACCCGCCTTATTACAATGAAGAAAATAATATCAAAAGAGTTAATACGAATAAATACAAAGAAATTGCAACTCATGAAAAATTTTTAAATCTTGATCAATTATGTTACGGAGCTAGTAAAATCATAGAGCAAAAAGGTTATTTTGCATTGGTATTGCCAATTAGCAGGTTTGTAGACGCAATTACAATACTCAGAAAAAACAATTTTGAACCCAAGAGAATCCAACTTGTATACCCCCGTATTAATGATTTGCCTAAATTTTGTTTAATTGAATCTAGATTTAACACGGGTTGAGGAACACATTATTTACCTAATTTATATTTACACCCAGACGACAAAACCACTCACGTATACAATGATGAAATTGTAAAATTATATAAACCAATTAGAATCGAGGAATAA